In Paralcaligenes sp. KSB-10, the following are encoded in one genomic region:
- a CDS encoding NAD(P)-dependent oxidoreductase, with the protein MKVGLIGVGLMGHGIALNILKHGYSMLLLDHPGNQSVEDLLGAGAVKTDRASAVAQQSNVVILCLTGTPQVEDVVYRAGGLLEGMTQGTIVIDCSTAIPSSTLKIARAIEAAGGLFLDAPMTRTPKEAAEGRLNLIVGGDHALFERCKPLLQCYAENIVFSGPVGSGHQMKLIHNFVSLGFSAVLAEAAACAQRANIKPEVLIQILANGGGDGVVLNRLQPYIESRDSSGFRFSLANALKDMTYYTTMAAEIGAPHATAEAVRQAYAYGNQLGSSQASVPELISILADSDAMIRPSL; encoded by the coding sequence ATGAAGGTCGGCCTGATCGGCGTGGGATTGATGGGCCACGGCATCGCTCTCAATATTCTCAAGCATGGCTATTCAATGCTGCTTCTGGATCATCCAGGCAATCAATCTGTGGAAGATCTGCTCGGCGCCGGTGCTGTAAAAACGGATAGGGCATCTGCCGTAGCGCAACAATCCAATGTGGTGATCCTGTGCCTGACAGGCACGCCTCAGGTCGAAGATGTCGTATATAGAGCAGGCGGATTGCTCGAAGGCATGACGCAGGGCACCATCGTAATAGATTGCTCGACCGCCATTCCCTCATCGACCTTAAAGATCGCGCGGGCTATTGAAGCAGCGGGCGGCCTTTTTCTCGATGCCCCCATGACTCGCACGCCGAAAGAAGCGGCCGAAGGCCGATTGAATCTGATCGTAGGCGGAGATCATGCACTCTTTGAACGATGCAAGCCACTTTTGCAGTGCTATGCCGAAAATATCGTATTTTCAGGGCCAGTGGGCTCAGGGCATCAGATGAAGCTTATACATAATTTTGTTTCATTGGGATTTTCAGCTGTGTTGGCCGAGGCCGCCGCCTGCGCGCAACGTGCCAATATAAAGCCCGAGGTCCTGATCCAGATTCTAGCGAACGGAGGCGGTGACGGAGTGGTGCTCAATCGCCTACAGCCTTATATCGAATCCCGTGATAGCTCGGGCTTCCGCTTCTCACTTGCCAATGCGCTGAAAGACATGACTTACTACACAACAATGGCCGCAGAGATAGGTGCCCCACACGCCACGGCTGAAGCTGTCCGGCAAGCCTACGCGTATGGAAACCAACTGGGTTCGTCTCAGGCCTCCGTGCCAGAGCTCATCAGTATCTTGGCCGATTCGGACGCGATGATACGCCCATCTCTTTAA
- a CDS encoding tartrate dehydrogenase, with the protein MNRTYSIAVIPGDGIGNEVMPEGLRVLDAISARFDFKLKYTHYDWNCERYKTMGKMMPDDGIARLSDNDAILLGAVGFPGVPDHISLWNLLIPIRREFDQYVNLRPVRLLPGIPCPLANKNPGDIDFWIVRENTEGEYSQLGGRMFAGTEHEFVTQEAVFTRRGTDRILRYAFNLAQTLGRPHVSSATKSNGIYHSMPFWDERFAAMAANHPNVRADQYHIDILAARFVMSPERFDVVVGSNLFGDILSDLGPGITGTIAVAPSANINPERIHPSMFEPVHGSAPDIAGQEIANPVGQIWSAAMMLEHLGETEAAKAIMRAIELVLSEADNPRTPDLGGRAKTSDLGKAIAKIAAVA; encoded by the coding sequence ATCAACAGAACCTACTCGATCGCTGTCATTCCGGGCGATGGGATCGGCAATGAAGTCATGCCTGAAGGCCTGCGAGTGCTGGATGCCATAAGCGCACGTTTCGACTTCAAGCTCAAATATACTCATTACGATTGGAACTGCGAGCGCTACAAAACAATGGGCAAGATGATGCCGGACGACGGCATCGCCCGGCTAAGCGACAACGACGCGATTCTGCTTGGCGCAGTAGGCTTTCCGGGGGTTCCGGATCATATCTCGCTTTGGAATCTGCTGATCCCGATACGGCGGGAGTTCGACCAGTATGTCAATTTGCGACCGGTAAGGCTATTACCAGGCATCCCGTGCCCTTTAGCAAACAAAAACCCTGGCGACATCGATTTTTGGATAGTGCGCGAGAATACGGAAGGCGAATATTCGCAATTGGGAGGACGCATGTTTGCAGGTACCGAACATGAGTTTGTGACGCAAGAAGCGGTGTTTACCCGGCGCGGAACCGATCGGATTCTTCGCTATGCCTTCAATCTGGCCCAGACACTGGGGCGGCCGCATGTAAGCTCGGCCACAAAATCCAATGGCATCTACCATTCCATGCCATTCTGGGATGAGCGCTTCGCTGCAATGGCTGCGAATCATCCAAATGTTCGTGCCGATCAATACCACATCGATATTTTAGCCGCTCGCTTCGTCATGTCCCCCGAACGCTTCGATGTAGTGGTAGGCTCCAATTTATTTGGCGATATCCTATCTGACCTGGGTCCGGGCATCACAGGTACCATAGCTGTGGCTCCCAGCGCAAATATCAATCCCGAACGGATACACCCCTCCATGTTCGAGCCCGTACACGGCTCCGCACCCGATATCGCGGGCCAGGAAATCGCTAATCCCGTCGGCCAGATCTGGTCGGCCGCCATGATGCTGGAGCATCTTGGCGAAACCGAAGCGGCGAAGGCCATCATGCGTGCTATCGAACTCGTACTGAGCGAAGCTGACAATCCTCGCACACCCGATTTGGGTGGCCGCGCAAAGACATCGGATCTCGGCAAGGCAATCGCTAAGATTGCGGCCGTAGCCTGA
- a CDS encoding D-glycerate dehydrogenase: protein MSQIKQSKAFLCRRFTPVIEKQLAQRFNLVFNTDDCIIAPEEIMQRAKGVEVLFVTATEFIDANVVRHLAPELKTIATLSVGHDHIDLAAAKSCGVRVLHTPDVLSDACAEIALLLLLNACRRGFEADRMVRTGTWPGWAPTQLLGKGLVGRRLGIFGMGRIGRAIAARALGFGLEIHYHNRRRLDVGLESGAIYHDSLGSLLGSSDILVLAAPGSSELKNIMDAQRLALLPAGAVIVNISRGDLIDDNALITALQAGHLFAAGLDVFANEPHIDPRYRNLDNVFLTPHIGSATEETRNAMGQLLIDGLVELEQGGTPLNLLI, encoded by the coding sequence ATGAGCCAAATCAAGCAATCAAAGGCCTTCCTATGCCGGCGCTTCACGCCTGTAATAGAAAAACAACTGGCACAGCGCTTCAATCTGGTTTTCAACACTGACGATTGCATCATCGCTCCGGAGGAAATCATGCAGCGAGCCAAGGGTGTTGAAGTACTGTTTGTCACGGCCACCGAATTCATAGATGCAAATGTCGTGCGGCATTTGGCACCCGAACTGAAAACAATTGCGACGTTGTCGGTGGGGCACGACCATATCGACCTGGCTGCCGCAAAATCCTGCGGAGTGCGGGTCCTGCATACGCCCGATGTCCTGAGCGATGCCTGCGCCGAAATCGCCCTGCTCCTGCTACTGAATGCCTGTCGGCGCGGATTCGAAGCCGATCGCATGGTCCGCACAGGGACGTGGCCGGGATGGGCACCTACACAACTGCTCGGGAAAGGACTAGTCGGACGGCGGTTGGGGATTTTCGGCATGGGCCGCATCGGGCGAGCCATCGCAGCCCGCGCTCTAGGCTTCGGTCTTGAAATCCATTATCACAATCGCCGTCGGCTTGATGTCGGCCTGGAAAGCGGTGCAATCTACCATGACTCGCTCGGCAGCCTGCTTGGCTCGAGCGATATTCTTGTGCTGGCTGCACCAGGATCGTCGGAACTTAAAAATATCATGGACGCCCAACGCTTGGCGCTACTTCCCGCCGGGGCGGTTATCGTCAACATTTCGCGCGGTGATCTGATAGACGACAACGCTTTAATCACAGCGCTGCAAGCCGGGCACTTATTTGCCGCCGGACTGGACGTCTTTGCCAACGAACCCCATATAGATCCGCGTTATCGTAATTTAGATAATGTATTCCTGACACCGCATATCGGCAGCGCCACCGAAGAAACCCGCAACGCAATGGGGCAACTTCTGATCGATGGCCTGGTCGAGCTGGAGCAGGGCGGGACTCCTCTGAATTTACTCATTTGA
- a CDS encoding NAD-dependent succinate-semialdehyde dehydrogenase, producing the protein MNLQRKDLFRQQCHINGNWTDATNRETIVVVNPADGKEIGTVPKLNGSDVRNAIDVAHDALPGWRGISAKERSRIIRRWYDLCMKNQEDLALILTLEQGKPLQESRGEIAYGSSFLEWFAEEAKRVYGDMIPAANADRRIVVIKQPVGVVAAITPWNFPNAMITRKAGAALAAGCTIVVKPASATPFSALALAALAVEAGVPPGVFNVVTGASGVVGHELVSSPLVRKLSFTGSTEVGKLLMAQCASTVKKVSMELGGNAPFIIFDDADLDKAVEGVIASKFRNAGQTCVCANRIFVQEAVYDTFAAKLKVAVDAMKVGNGLDDGVTLGPLIDSAAINKVKEHIGDALSKGATVLTGGQAHPMGGLFFQPTILINVSPDTKLMNEETFGPVAPLIRFQSDHDAIRMANDTPFGLAAYFYTTNYERSWWVAEALECGIVGLNEGIISTELAPFGGIKESGVGREGSKYGIDDYVEIKYICAGGLGQMRKA; encoded by the coding sequence ATGAATTTGCAACGTAAGGACCTCTTCCGCCAACAATGCCATATCAATGGCAATTGGACCGATGCCACAAACCGGGAAACCATTGTCGTGGTGAATCCGGCAGATGGTAAAGAAATCGGCACAGTCCCAAAACTCAATGGATCGGATGTGAGAAATGCCATCGACGTGGCTCATGACGCGCTACCTGGTTGGCGCGGCATCAGCGCAAAAGAGCGGTCCAGAATCATCCGGCGCTGGTATGACCTATGCATGAAAAATCAGGAAGACCTCGCGCTTATTCTAACTCTGGAACAAGGCAAGCCACTGCAAGAATCTCGTGGCGAAATCGCCTACGGCTCATCATTCCTTGAATGGTTTGCCGAGGAAGCCAAACGTGTCTACGGAGACATGATTCCCGCCGCCAACGCCGATCGGCGCATCGTAGTAATCAAACAGCCGGTGGGCGTTGTGGCCGCCATAACTCCATGGAATTTTCCCAATGCCATGATCACCCGCAAGGCCGGCGCGGCACTGGCTGCCGGCTGCACTATCGTTGTCAAGCCCGCCTCGGCCACTCCGTTTTCGGCCCTCGCACTGGCGGCACTAGCGGTGGAAGCGGGCGTGCCGCCAGGCGTGTTCAACGTCGTTACCGGAGCCTCCGGCGTCGTGGGCCACGAACTCGTTTCAAGCCCCTTGGTGCGCAAACTGTCTTTTACCGGATCAACAGAAGTCGGCAAGTTATTGATGGCGCAATGCGCCAGCACAGTAAAAAAAGTTTCTATGGAACTTGGCGGAAACGCACCGTTCATTATTTTCGACGATGCCGATCTGGACAAAGCAGTAGAAGGCGTCATAGCCTCGAAGTTCCGTAACGCAGGGCAGACTTGCGTATGCGCCAATCGGATTTTTGTCCAAGAAGCCGTTTATGATACCTTTGCCGCCAAACTCAAGGTGGCGGTCGATGCAATGAAAGTCGGTAATGGCCTGGACGATGGGGTGACTCTAGGGCCTCTCATCGATTCAGCGGCCATAAATAAAGTCAAAGAACATATAGGCGATGCGCTTTCGAAGGGCGCCACGGTACTGACGGGCGGGCAAGCCCACCCGATGGGAGGCTTGTTTTTTCAGCCCACTATCCTGATCAACGTCTCGCCCGATACCAAGCTGATGAATGAGGAAACGTTCGGTCCCGTGGCTCCGCTGATCCGTTTTCAATCCGACCACGACGCTATACGCATGGCGAACGACACCCCATTCGGCCTTGCCGCCTATTTCTACACCACCAACTACGAGCGTTCATGGTGGGTAGCCGAAGCGTTGGAATGCGGCATCGTCGGCTTGAACGAAGGCATTATCTCGACTGAGCTCGCTCCCTTCGGAGGCATAAAGGAATCTGGGGTGGGCCGGGAAGGCTCGAAATACGGAATCGATGATTACGTCGAAATTAAATACATATGTGCTGGCGGCCTGGGTCAAATGCGCAAGGCATAA
- a CDS encoding PLP-dependent aminotransferase family protein, whose product MTSSAQPYTFSSRAKNLTSSAIREILKITERPEIISFAGGLPAPKGFPVEVINAAYDRVLSQLGRSALQYGPTEGYAPLRAWVAEDLKRVGAMDITPDEILIVSGSQQALDMLGKLFIDPGSKVLVEAPSYLGALQSFSLFEPEYVSVPTDGGGLIPEGLTDERVKDGRFIYALPNFQNPTGLTLNLARRKALVERCAAVGLPIIEDDPYGDLRYAGEALPGLLGLGRAAGATVIRLGTFSKVLAPGLRLGYIAAPKEIISKLVQIKQATDLHTASITQMAVHEAVKDGFLTTHLPTVRELYKQQCGYMLDAMAADFPSTAAWTRPEGGMFIWVTLPGHIDSSELLARAIKEKVAFVPGAPFYTGDDAQNNTLRLSFVTVSEEKIREGIAILGRLIKES is encoded by the coding sequence ATGACGTCGTCTGCCCAACCCTATACTTTTTCATCACGCGCGAAAAACCTTACAAGCTCAGCCATACGCGAGATTCTCAAAATCACCGAGCGGCCTGAAATCATCTCGTTTGCCGGCGGTTTGCCCGCTCCGAAAGGGTTTCCGGTAGAAGTCATCAACGCCGCGTATGATCGCGTCCTCAGCCAATTGGGCCGTTCGGCCCTGCAATACGGCCCTACCGAAGGTTATGCGCCTTTGCGCGCCTGGGTGGCCGAAGACCTGAAGCGCGTAGGCGCCATGGATATTACCCCCGACGAAATCCTTATCGTGTCGGGTTCGCAGCAGGCCCTGGACATGCTGGGCAAGCTGTTCATCGACCCGGGCAGCAAAGTACTGGTCGAGGCGCCCAGCTACCTGGGTGCGCTGCAGTCGTTTTCCCTGTTCGAACCCGAGTATGTGTCCGTACCCACCGACGGCGGTGGCCTGATTCCCGAAGGCCTGACAGACGAACGCGTGAAAGACGGGCGCTTTATCTATGCCTTGCCCAATTTCCAGAACCCGACTGGCCTGACCCTGAACCTGGCGCGGCGCAAGGCGCTGGTCGAACGCTGTGCAGCCGTCGGCTTGCCGATTATCGAAGACGACCCCTACGGCGACTTGCGTTACGCCGGCGAAGCCCTGCCGGGCCTGCTGGGCCTGGGGCGCGCTGCGGGCGCCACCGTCATTCGCCTGGGTACGTTTTCCAAGGTGCTGGCGCCCGGCCTGCGCCTGGGCTATATTGCCGCGCCCAAAGAGATCATTTCCAAGCTGGTGCAGATCAAGCAGGCCACCGATCTGCATACCGCGTCGATTACGCAAATGGCGGTGCATGAGGCCGTGAAAGACGGTTTCCTGACCACCCATTTGCCCACCGTGCGCGAGTTGTACAAGCAGCAATGCGGCTATATGCTGGATGCGATGGCGGCGGATTTTCCATCGACTGCGGCCTGGACCAGGCCTGAAGGCGGCATGTTTATCTGGGTCACCCTGCCCGGGCATATCGACAGCAGCGAATTGCTCGCGCGGGCGATCAAGGAAAAAGTCGCGTTCGTGCCCGGCGCGCCGTTCTACACCGGAGACGACGCGCAAAACAACACGCTGCGGCTCAGCTTCGTGACCGTATCCGAGGAAAAGATCCGCGAAGGCATTGCGATCCTGGGCCGGCTTATCAAAGAAAGCTGA
- a CDS encoding tripartite tricarboxylate transporter substrate binding protein — MNNFKKILITICALLIGAIGVPSEAAQKYPDREVRIVVPYTPGGFNDTFARTISHYLTTDWKESVVVENRPGGNTIIGNSFVARAAPDGYTLLVTPLPFSSLPGLYGKKLPYDALKNFDPVVWAASTQNVLVVRSDSKIKTVKDLVDYAKKNPKKVNYGSTGTGSSNHLSMELFMSMTGTQMTHIPYKGSSPAVVALLSGDIDVFFDNMPNVLPQIRAGKFRAIATTGLKRSPLLPDVPTVAESGVPGYEVNVWFGLQAPAGTPANVIAKLNKDVVQVLRTPAVVKQFGDLGVEVVASTPEQFDQLLSSEIKKWGDVVKAAHIQLE; from the coding sequence ATGAATAATTTTAAAAAAATACTGATAACGATTTGCGCGCTTCTGATCGGCGCTATAGGAGTCCCTAGCGAAGCAGCACAGAAATACCCTGATAGAGAGGTCCGTATTGTTGTGCCCTATACCCCAGGCGGCTTCAATGACACGTTTGCCCGCACAATAAGTCATTATTTGACGACAGATTGGAAAGAGTCTGTCGTGGTAGAGAACCGGCCAGGAGGCAACACCATTATTGGCAATTCGTTCGTGGCTAGGGCAGCGCCCGATGGTTATACATTGTTGGTGACGCCTTTGCCTTTTTCGTCCCTGCCGGGCTTATATGGCAAGAAACTACCCTATGATGCATTGAAAAATTTCGACCCTGTGGTGTGGGCTGCCAGCACCCAAAATGTTTTGGTGGTGCGCAGCGACTCCAAGATAAAGACAGTAAAAGACCTGGTTGACTACGCCAAGAAGAATCCGAAAAAAGTCAATTATGGATCTACTGGTACGGGCTCATCGAACCATCTGTCCATGGAACTCTTCATGAGCATGACGGGTACTCAAATGACTCATATACCCTACAAAGGCAGCTCTCCGGCGGTAGTGGCGTTGTTGAGCGGCGATATCGATGTGTTCTTCGACAACATGCCAAATGTCTTGCCGCAAATCCGCGCTGGAAAGTTTCGCGCAATAGCGACCACTGGCTTGAAGCGTTCCCCTTTATTGCCCGATGTGCCTACCGTAGCAGAGTCCGGCGTGCCCGGCTATGAGGTAAATGTATGGTTTGGTCTCCAGGCGCCGGCAGGTACCCCGGCGAACGTGATAGCCAAGCTGAATAAAGACGTGGTTCAGGTGCTGCGAACTCCCGCAGTTGTAAAGCAATTTGGTGATCTTGGAGTCGAAGTCGTGGCCAGCACACCCGAGCAATTCGACCAGTTGTTAAGTTCGGAAATCAAAAAATGGGGCGATGTGGTCAAGGCGGCTCATATCCAGTTGGAATGA
- a CDS encoding hydroxyacid dehydrogenase, translating into MRPIVLLTNPIHPASMALLSSQADVRLASDTTFPTLRELSRDADVIIVRAALPTDIFEGTKRLRGAIRHGAGLDMIPVEEASKLGIAVANTPGVNALSVAEYVVGQMIALARQLHIVERKLRSDGWNSARQLSDSATELTGRTVGIVGAGAVGCEVARICHYGLKMRGIGYRRNPQHMPDFIEKASLDILFKESDFLVLTCPLNEHTRGLVNAERLASMKPGAYLVNVARGAVIDEQALADTLINKRLAGAALDVFTEQPLPADSPLLAIPNLILSTHLAGITQQSMQRMSELAAQQAFSLLNGALPRHLVNSDAESHIRARLLRLQKI; encoded by the coding sequence ATGCGTCCTATCGTTCTCCTGACCAATCCCATTCATCCCGCCAGCATGGCATTGCTGAGTTCACAGGCGGATGTCAGACTCGCCTCCGACACTACATTTCCCACTCTGCGAGAATTATCGCGGGACGCCGATGTAATTATCGTACGGGCAGCATTGCCGACAGATATTTTCGAAGGCACAAAGCGGCTGCGTGGCGCGATAAGGCATGGGGCCGGGCTGGACATGATCCCTGTAGAAGAGGCATCCAAGCTCGGCATAGCTGTGGCCAATACACCAGGCGTAAATGCCTTGTCGGTAGCCGAATATGTTGTGGGGCAGATGATCGCACTTGCGCGCCAATTGCATATCGTCGAAAGAAAGCTGCGATCTGATGGCTGGAATTCGGCACGTCAACTATCTGATAGCGCTACTGAGCTGACAGGTCGAACAGTGGGCATTGTCGGCGCCGGAGCGGTCGGTTGCGAGGTGGCGCGCATATGCCATTATGGACTGAAAATGAGAGGTATTGGCTATCGCAGAAACCCTCAGCATATGCCCGATTTCATTGAAAAGGCATCCCTGGATATATTGTTTAAAGAATCAGATTTCCTTGTATTGACCTGCCCTCTGAACGAACATACGCGCGGATTGGTCAATGCAGAACGGCTGGCATCAATGAAGCCCGGTGCTTATCTTGTCAATGTCGCCCGAGGAGCAGTGATAGACGAACAGGCGCTGGCAGATACCTTAATCAATAAACGGCTGGCGGGAGCAGCTCTGGATGTATTCACAGAACAGCCACTGCCAGCCGATTCGCCGCTGCTTGCGATACCGAATCTTATCCTATCCACCCATCTTGCCGGTATCACGCAACAAAGCATGCAACGCATGAGCGAACTCGCCGCTCAACAAGCTTTTTCTTTACTCAATGGAGCCCTGCCCCGTCACCTTGTAAACTCCGACGCGGAATCGCATATTCGCGCTCGCCTGCTCCGTCTACAGAAAATTTGA
- a CDS encoding mandelate racemase/muconate lactonizing enzyme family protein: MKITQITAIPLSYRLPEGKTVTMGVGSTLKRDAIIIRVETSEGITGYGESHPGRSPGAIVSLIHNTLAPLLVGYDATDVIGAWKRVHRMQFSSHGLGAGAALAYSGIDMALWDIRGKAANMPLYKLLGGGQRRIPAYAGGISMGYQPPEDLADEARGYLDKGYKAVKLRIGDTVKNDIDRITHLRKALGDDIDILTDANTAYTIAQARRVLPVLADIKAGWLEEPFACNDFASYREAARITPLVPIAAGENHFMRFEFAQMLEARAVQIWQPDLSKTGGITEGVRIAALASAFQIPVNAHSSATGLNHAATLHFLAATENAGYFEACVSKFNPFRDMFGATFEIGADGCVEPPEGPGLGVNVDEAIFKEFPVVDGPGYVVKF; this comes from the coding sequence ATGAAAATCACGCAAATCACGGCAATCCCATTGTCGTACCGTTTGCCTGAAGGCAAGACAGTAACCATGGGTGTGGGAAGCACGCTCAAGCGCGATGCGATCATTATCCGAGTGGAAACCTCGGAAGGAATCACCGGATACGGGGAATCGCATCCCGGGCGTAGCCCGGGGGCCATAGTCAGCCTTATACACAACACTCTTGCGCCGCTATTGGTAGGCTACGACGCGACCGACGTAATCGGGGCCTGGAAACGGGTGCACCGTATGCAGTTCTCCAGTCACGGCCTGGGAGCCGGCGCCGCTTTGGCCTATTCCGGCATCGACATGGCCCTCTGGGATATACGCGGCAAGGCGGCCAATATGCCTCTATACAAATTATTGGGTGGCGGGCAGCGCCGCATTCCTGCTTATGCTGGCGGTATTTCGATGGGTTACCAGCCGCCCGAAGACTTGGCCGACGAGGCTCGCGGCTACCTGGATAAGGGCTATAAGGCGGTAAAGCTGCGCATCGGCGACACAGTAAAAAACGACATTGATCGCATAACCCACCTGCGCAAGGCATTGGGCGATGATATCGACATCCTTACCGATGCCAATACCGCATACACCATCGCCCAGGCCCGGCGAGTGTTGCCGGTGCTGGCCGATATCAAGGCCGGCTGGCTGGAAGAGCCGTTTGCCTGCAATGATTTTGCATCGTATCGCGAGGCGGCGCGCATTACTCCGCTAGTTCCAATAGCCGCCGGCGAAAACCATTTCATGCGTTTCGAGTTTGCGCAAATGCTTGAAGCGCGGGCGGTTCAAATCTGGCAGCCAGATCTTTCCAAGACGGGTGGCATCACCGAGGGCGTCCGGATCGCGGCGCTGGCTTCCGCATTCCAGATACCTGTCAACGCCCATAGCTCCGCCACTGGGCTCAACCATGCGGCCACACTACATTTTCTTGCCGCCACCGAGAACGCGGGCTACTTCGAGGCTTGCGTCTCGAAGTTCAATCCCTTCCGCGATATGTTCGGGGCCACATTTGAAATCGGTGCGGACGGGTGCGTGGAACCGCCCGAAGGACCGGGCCTTGGAGTCAATGTCGACGAAGCAATCTTTAAGGAATTTCCGGTGGTCGATGGCCCGGGCTATGTTGTCAAATTCTGA
- a CDS encoding FadR/GntR family transcriptional regulator, giving the protein MSLQNSGRDIGPSATEPTLADRITELLASQIRSGSYPVNARLPTEKFMTEEYGVSRTVVREAISRLKSEGLVETRQGSGTVVLDPKNSEAFRLGRADDNPAKAVVRIIELRRGIEAEMAALAAERRTAAEMNQIKRALKEIDKTVKEGGNGVDEDLEFHMAISRATGNPHYTALLGLLTRALKDAIRVTRGNEARRDDLAGQVRDEHNAICQAIQARDVAAARAAAFRHMQNTAVRIELAEKDYWAGDSRKAAQRLAKADLGAVLGGTSSELNPGKNKKN; this is encoded by the coding sequence ATGTCTCTACAAAACAGTGGGCGCGACATCGGCCCTTCGGCCACCGAGCCGACCTTGGCCGACCGGATTACCGAACTGCTTGCTTCTCAGATTCGCAGCGGCAGCTATCCGGTCAATGCGCGTCTGCCGACCGAAAAATTCATGACAGAGGAATATGGTGTAAGCCGCACTGTGGTGCGGGAGGCCATCTCGCGGCTCAAATCCGAAGGATTGGTGGAGACTCGGCAGGGTAGCGGAACAGTGGTTCTGGACCCCAAGAATTCCGAGGCATTCAGGTTGGGAAGGGCAGACGATAATCCCGCCAAGGCTGTGGTGCGCATCATCGAATTGCGTCGCGGTATCGAGGCGGAAATGGCGGCATTGGCGGCAGAAAGGCGTACGGCGGCTGAGATGAACCAAATCAAGCGTGCCTTGAAGGAAATCGATAAAACGGTCAAAGAGGGCGGCAATGGCGTTGATGAAGACTTGGAATTTCACATGGCCATCTCGCGTGCGACGGGCAATCCGCACTACACCGCCTTGCTCGGATTGCTGACACGGGCGCTGAAAGACGCAATCCGGGTGACGCGAGGCAATGAGGCGCGCCGCGATGATCTGGCGGGGCAGGTTCGCGACGAGCACAATGCAATTTGCCAAGCCATTCAGGCACGCGACGTAGCGGCCGCGCGTGCGGCTGCGTTTCGCCATATGCAAAACACAGCGGTTCGTATCGAGCTCGCCGAAAAAGACTATTGGGCCGGCGATAGCCGCAAGGCCGCGCAGCGGTTGGCGAAAGCAGATCTTGGAGCCGTACTTGGCGGTACGAGTTCCGAGCTGAATCCTGGGAAAAATAAAAAAAATTAA
- a CDS encoding ABC transporter ATP-binding protein: MTINAAPRHIPVLTLDKVELRFPVATNWLGHPKSYAHAINGISLAVHAGETLGIVGESGCGKSTLAQLLMGLLTPTQGTVRWEAPEAGKPAANVQIVFQDPQSSLDPRLPVWKIIMEPVYVRGGVKLHELRRRAAQVAQQVGLRDEQLDRFPHEFSGGQRQRIAIARALSSSPDVIVLDEPTSALDISVQAQILNLLQDLQRRYQLTYVLISHNVSVVRHLCDRVAVMYLGQIVELGDTLEVLNQPRHPYTQLLLDSVPRLGEPFVDGSPAVNTELPGNRRLPTGCFFADRCSRVIAGCELPQLLRPVVQDSGQSLDGRIAAMRTSASIKTAADAALWPALRSCRCHRVC; encoded by the coding sequence ATGACGATTAACGCCGCGCCGCGCCATATTCCCGTGCTGACGCTGGACAAGGTCGAATTGCGGTTTCCCGTAGCCACGAATTGGCTGGGGCATCCCAAGTCGTATGCGCACGCCATCAATGGTATATCGCTGGCGGTGCATGCCGGCGAAACCCTGGGCATCGTCGGGGAGTCCGGTTGCGGCAAAAGCACCCTGGCGCAACTGCTTATGGGCCTGTTGACACCCACGCAAGGCACGGTGCGCTGGGAAGCCCCGGAGGCCGGCAAGCCCGCGGCGAATGTGCAAATCGTGTTTCAAGATCCGCAATCGTCGCTGGATCCGCGCCTGCCCGTCTGGAAGATCATTATGGAACCCGTATATGTGCGCGGCGGGGTCAAGCTGCACGAGTTGCGCCGCCGCGCCGCCCAGGTGGCGCAGCAGGTGGGCTTGCGCGACGAGCAGCTGGATCGTTTTCCGCACGAGTTTTCGGGCGGCCAGCGGCAACGCATCGCGATTGCGCGTGCCTTGTCATCCAGTCCCGATGTCATCGTGCTCGATGAGCCCACCTCGGCGCTCGATATATCGGTACAGGCTCAGATACTCAATCTGCTGCAAGACCTGCAGCGGCGGTACCAGCTGACCTATGTGCTGATTTCTCACAATGTATCGGTCGTACGCCACTTGTGCGATCGGGTCGCGGTCATGTATCTGGGGCAGATCGTCGAGCTGGGGGATACGTTGGAAGTATTGAACCAGCCCCGGCATCCCTATACGCAACTATTGCTCGACTCGGTGCCCAGGCTGGGCGAGCCCTTTGTCGATGGCAGTCCGGCGGTCAATACCGAGCTGCCCGGCAACCGGCGCTTGCCCACGGGCTGTTTCTTTGCCGATCGCTGTTCCAGGGTAATCGCGGGCTGTGAGTTGCCGCAGTTGCTGCGGCCTGTAGTCCAGGACTCGGGGCAGAGCCTGGATGGGCGTATTGCGGCAATGAGAACATCGGCCTCGATAAAGACAGCGGCCGACGCGGCCTTATGGCCTGCCCTGCGATCATGCCGTTGCCATAGGGTGTGTTGA